The genomic DNA CGACAGTCCCGCCGAATCCGACCTGTACCGCATCGGGACCGAGGTGGCCGTTGGGCGGCTGATGCACCTGCCGGATGGATCGACCTCGGTGCTGACCCAGGGCCGGCGTCGGGTGGAGATCGTTGACTACGTCGGCGGCGGTCCCTTCCTGCAGGCGCGGGCGCGGCTGGCCGACGTGCCGGCCGAACGCAACAAGGAGACCGTCGCCTTGATGCGGGCTGTGCTGACGCTGTTCGAAAAGTGCGTCCAGCTCAATCGAACCCTCCCCGAAGAGGCTTACCTGTACGCCTCAAATGTCGATGACCCGGGATGGCTGGCGGATCTGGTCGCCTCCGCCCTCGAGCTGAGCATCCCGGAGCGACAGGGCGTCCTGGAGACCTTCGATCCGGTGACCCGGCTGCAACGCATCAGCGTCCTGCTCGGGGGCGAGCTGGACGTGCTGGAACTCGAAGACCGCATTCACAACCAGGTGCAAAGCGAGGTCGACCGCTCGCAACGCGAGATGTACCTGCGCGAGCAGATGAAGGCAATTCAAGTGGAGCTGGGCGAGGGCGATGTGTGGGCGCAGGAGATCGCCGACCTGCGCGAGCTCGTTGATCACCTCTCTCTGCCGGAAGAAGTTCAGGCACGCGCCCTGAAGGAGATCCAACGCCTGACGCAGATGCCGGCGATGTCTCCCGAAGTCGGCATCATCCGCACGTATGTCGACTGGCTGGTCGAGCTGCCCTGGAGTGAGGTCACGGTAGACAACTTGGACGTGCGCCACGCCAAGGAGATCCTGGACCGCGATCACTACGGCCTGCGCGATGCCAAGGATCGCATCTTGGAATACATTGCCGTGCGCAGTCTGGCGGGAAATAAGCAGCGCCAGCCGATTCTGTGCTTCATCGGCCCACCGGGGACGGGCAAGACGTCGATCGGCAGATCGATCGCCGAATCCCTCGGGCGCAAGTTCATCAGGATCTCGTTGGGCGGGATCCGCGATGAAGCCGAGATTCGCGGCCACCGCCGCACCTACATCGGCGCCCTGCCTGGGCGGATCCTGCAAGCCATGCGCCGGGCGGGCAGCCTCAACCCGCTCTTCATGCTGGATGAGATTGACAAGCTCGGCCACGATTACCGCGGCGATCCCTCCTCGGCCTTGCTCGAGGTCCTCGACCCGGAACAGAATCACGCCTTCTCGGATCACTATCTGGAGCTGCCTTTCGATCTCTCCAAGGTGCTCTTCGTGACGACGGCCAACAATCCAGGCACGATCCCGCCGGCGCTCCTGGATCGAATGGAAATCATCGAGTTCCTCGGATACATTGAGGAGGAGAAACTGGCGATCGCCCGCCAGTTCCTGGTGCCGCGCCAGATCGAGCAGAACGGGCTGAATGACCGCAAGCTCGCGATCTCTGCTGACGCCATCCGCATGATGATCCGGGAGTACACCTGGGAAGCCGGAGTACGCAACCTTGAGCGTGAGCTAGGAAAGACCTGCCGCCGCCTGGCGCGCCGTTTGGCGGAGGGGAAGCAGATCCCTCACAGGGTCACGCCTTCGCTGATCCCCAGCCTCCTCGGACCGCCCGAGATTAGCCCGCATGAGAAGGAGCGCGAGAACCAGATCGGCACATCGACCGGTCTGGCCTGGACCGAGAAC from Anaerolineales bacterium includes the following:
- the lon gene encoding endopeptidase La; its protein translation is MNRGSARWQQIPDLGEGMGRRMEELYDVEDAPVDSAGLIQCAVLPLRDAVLYPNMVTPLFVSHDPTLQAVESSSRAGKTMIAVAQRDPDVDSPAESDLYRIGTEVAVGRLMHLPDGSTSVLTQGRRRVEIVDYVGGGPFLQARARLADVPAERNKETVALMRAVLTLFEKCVQLNRTLPEEAYLYASNVDDPGWLADLVASALELSIPERQGVLETFDPVTRLQRISVLLGGELDVLELEDRIHNQVQSEVDRSQREMYLREQMKAIQVELGEGDVWAQEIADLRELVDHLSLPEEVQARALKEIQRLTQMPAMSPEVGIIRTYVDWLVELPWSEVTVDNLDVRHAKEILDRDHYGLRDAKDRILEYIAVRSLAGNKQRQPILCFIGPPGTGKTSIGRSIAESLGRKFIRISLGGIRDEAEIRGHRRTYIGALPGRILQAMRRAGSLNPLFMLDEIDKLGHDYRGDPSSALLEVLDPEQNHAFSDHYLELPFDLSKVLFVTTANNPGTIPPALLDRMEIIEFLGYIEEEKLAIARQFLVPRQIEQNGLNDRKLAISADAIRMMIREYTWEAGVRNLERELGKTCRRLARRLAEGKQIPHRVTPSLIPSLLGPPEISPHEKERENQIGTSTGLAWTENGGEAMSVEVLLVDGKGSLQVTGQVGEVMQESAQAALSYIKSRARQLRIRSELFEKRDIHIHIPEGAIPKDGPSAGITIATSLASALTGRAVDREVGMTGEITLRGRVLPVGGVREKVMAAYRLKLSRVILPRQNNKDLTEVPKSARQAIDIRLVDHMDDVLSLALAPEQPKTTRRRARPVKPRPRSVKPRPRAVKPRSRTAPRP